The Syntrophorhabdaceae bacterium nucleotide sequence ACATCCTTTGTGATTATACCATCTGCTTTTACCTGGGCAAAATCTCTGACCCTTTTCAACAGTCTGTTTGCCACCCTCGGTGTCCCCCTCGACCTTTTCGCAATCTCTTCCGCTCCTTTATCATCAATTGAAATATCTATTATTTTGGCGGATCTCTTTATTATTTTGGTAAGGTCTGTTTGATTATAGAAATCAAGATCCCTTGTGATACCAAAGCGCTCTCTTAGAGGAGATGACAAAAGTCCTGCCCTTGTAGTTGCTCCTATAAGCGTAAATTGTTCAAGACGGTATCGGTGTGTCCTTGCATGGACTCCCTTATCAAAGATAAAATCTACGGCGAAATCCTCCATGGCAGGATATAAGAATTCCTCCACGACCTTTGGTATCCTATGTATCTCGTCTATAAAGAATATATCACCTCTTTCTATGTGTGTTAAAAGCCCAATTAGATCGCCTCCTTTTTCAAGGGCCGGGCCTGATGAGGTTATTATTTTAGTTCCCATCTCGTTGGCAATTATATGGGCAAGCGTAGTCTTGCCAAGTCCAGGTGGACCATTAAAGAGTATATGTTCAAGGGGTTCTTTTCTTTTAAGTGCTGCATCTATAGCTATCATTAATGTTTCTACGACCCTGTCCTGACCTATATATTCTTTAAGTGTCAGGGGTCTAAGGCTTATTGTCTCCTTTTTTTCTGTATCAGTATCATCTTTTATGAGATAATGTTGTTTGTCATCCTTGTTATATTCCTGTTTTATCACTGTCTCTGACCTCTGTATACCTCTTCAAAAAGTTCTTCAGAAGATCTTATGCCAGAATTTCTCTCCATGGCATCGGCAATCATCTTTCTTGCCTCATGAACCTTATGTCCTAATTGGTTCACAAGGACATCTTCGACCTCCTTTTTGAAATCTATAACAGCCTTGACAGGTTCTTCTGTCTCAGGCAAGAGGGCATATCTTGCCATTCTACCTTTTAGGGTTGCAACTATCTTTTCTGCTTTTCTCTCTCCAACACCTTTTAATTGTCTTAAGCCTTTGATGTCTTTATCCTCAATATAACGGGCAATATCCCTTATAGGTATTGTCAAAGCCTTTATGGCTGCGGCAGGCCCTATATCCTCCACAGATATAAACAACTCAAAGAAGTCCTTTTCAAGCTCATTCTTAAAGCCCACAAGTATAGGTTTAGGCTGTCTTTCTGTCTGATTGAAGGATATATAAAGGGAAAGGGTATTATCCTCATTGTATGAATGTTTTATCTCTTCTAATATGTAGGCAGGAATCAGTATATCGTATCCAACCCCATTTACAAGAAGTGTAATACGGTCATTATATATCTTCTTTATTTTACCCTGAAGGAATGAAATCAAGCAATTTTCTCCTTATCCATCCTGTAATATGCTGTTAAGGCTACTGCAAGTGCATCAGCTGCATGAAATGAATCTATTTTATCTATATTCAGAGAATGTTGAACCATCTTCCTGACCTGTTCTTTGCCTGCGTTCCCATATCCGATTAAGGCGTTCTTTACCTCTTTTGGTGTTATTTCAACGAGATGTATCTTGTTGCTGGATGCAATTAGGTATATAGCCCCAAGAACAACCCCCAACAATATCCCTGCTTTTGGATAACGAACAAGTGAGAAAACATTCTCGACTGCAATAATATCAGGCATGGTCTCTCTTATTAAACCATAAAGATCTTCATATATCTGTGATATTCTCGCAGATATATGGTCTTTTTGGAATGTTTTAATATATCCACATTTGAGAAGGGTAGGTTGGTTATTTTTGAGTTTTATAAGGCCAAAGCCTGTGCTTGCAAGACCAGGGTCTAATCCAAGGATAATCATCCTTGCTCACTTGCCAGCAGCAATCCTCTCCATCTCTTCAGAGGATATATCGAAATTGGCATAAACCTTCTGAACATCATCAGAGTCTTCAAGGGCCTCCATGAGTTTTAACATAGTCTCTGCATTTTTTCCCTCAAGTTTAACTGATGTTTGAGGTATCATACTTATCTCGGAGACTATATATTGCAACCCTTTAGAATCAAACACCTTTTTTACATTTTCAAAATTTGAAACATCTGTTATTACCTCTATAACATTTTCATCTGATGTTACATCCTCTGCACCTGCCTCAAGGGCAAGTTCAATGATCTCGTCCTCATTCACATTTTTTTTGTCAAATGAAATATAACCTTTTTTATTAAAAAGCCATGAGACACATCCTGCCTCGCCCATGTTGCCATTCATGCGGGATAGAATATGGCGTATCTCTGCTGTTGTTCTTTTTTTGTTATCAGTGAGGACTTCAACGAGTATTGCAACACCACCAGGGCCATATCCTTCATAGGTATACTCTTCGTAGCTTTCACCCTCAATAGCGCCTACACCCTTTTTAATAGCCCTCTCAATATTATCCTTTGGCATATTTTCTGATTTTGCCTGGGCAATAGCCAGTCTCAATCTT carries:
- the ruvB gene encoding Holliday junction branch migration DNA helicase RuvB, whose amino-acid sequence is MIKQEYNKDDKQHYLIKDDTDTEKKETISLRPLTLKEYIGQDRVVETLMIAIDAALKRKEPLEHILFNGPPGLGKTTLAHIIANEMGTKIITSSGPALEKGGDLIGLLTHIERGDIFFIDEIHRIPKVVEEFLYPAMEDFAVDFIFDKGVHARTHRYRLEQFTLIGATTRAGLLSSPLRERFGITRDLDFYNQTDLTKIIKRSAKIIDISIDDKGAEEIAKRSRGTPRVANRLLKRVRDFAQVKADGIITKDVAIDALTLEGIDELGLGDIDRRFLETIIFNYKGGPVGIEALSATLQLESDVLIEVIEPYLLKTGFVIRTSQGRKITEKAYRHLNIEKQKKNSLLF
- a CDS encoding OB-fold domain-containing protein, yielding MISFLQGKIKKIYNDRITLLVNGVGYDILIPAYILEEIKHSYNEDNTLSLYISFNQTERQPKPILVGFKNELEKDFFELFISVEDIGPAAAIKALTIPIRDIARYIEDKDIKGLRQLKGVGERKAEKIVATLKGRMARYALLPETEEPVKAVIDFKKEVEDVLVNQLGHKVHEARKMIADAMERNSGIRSSEELFEEVYRGQRQ
- a CDS encoding crossover junction endodeoxyribonuclease RuvC, with amino-acid sequence MIILGLDPGLASTGFGLIKLKNNQPTLLKCGYIKTFQKDHISARISQIYEDLYGLIRETMPDIIAVENVFSLVRYPKAGILLGVVLGAIYLIASSNKIHLVEITPKEVKNALIGYGNAGKEQVRKMVQHSLNIDKIDSFHAADALAVALTAYYRMDKEKIA
- a CDS encoding YebC/PmpR family DNA-binding transcriptional regulator, producing MSGHSKWSSIKHKKGAADAKRGKIFTKLIKEITTAARLGGGNPESNARLRLAIAQAKSENMPKDNIERAIKKGVGAIEGESYEEYTYEGYGPGGVAILVEVLTDNKKRTTAEIRHILSRMNGNMGEAGCVSWLFNKKGYISFDKKNVNEDEIIELALEAGAEDVTSDENVIEVITDVSNFENVKKVFDSKGLQYIVSEISMIPQTSVKLEGKNAETMLKLMEALEDSDDVQKVYANFDISSEEMERIAAGK